Proteins from a genomic interval of Aspergillus flavus chromosome 7, complete sequence:
- a CDS encoding putative aquaporin, which translates to MPSWIHQRRGDMVNDPASRNVSTTSSTPIMQALAARIRSQPGGNTAPIVRSEKGQLPMLHVPHTFQNTFVAVVGEFVGTFMFLFFAFAGGQVSNTPKPAEGAAPNTSNLLYLSLSFGFSLLVNVWTFYRVTGGLFNPVVTLALCLCGGMHPVRGVLVFASQIIAGIASAGVVSCLFPGPLSVGTRLGGGTSISQGLFIEMFLTAHLVFVVIMLAVVKQKSTFLAPVGIGLVLFVNQLVGTYYTGCALNPARALGPDVINRSFPGYHWIYWVGPLLGSLLASGFYGFLSIFHYETVNPGQDFNQWEAAAGPGPWHEEINKHSGAPNHSHLSGDQPTLHQDNV; encoded by the exons ATGCCGAGCTGGATCCATCAGAGACGGGGCGATATGGTCAATGATCCAGCCTCCAGAAATGTGTCGACCACGTCGTCCACCCCGATTATGCAGGCCTTAGCAGCTCGCATACGGAGTCAACCTGGAGGGAACACAGCCCCCATCGTCCGTTCAGAGAAGGGGCAGTTGCCCATGTTACACGTACCCCATACATTCCAAAATACCTTTGTTGCCGTTGTGGGAGAGTTTGTTGGAACTTTCatgttcctcttcttcgcatTTGCTGGTGGCCAGGTCTCCAACACCCCTAAGCCAGCTGAGGGGGCGGCACCAAACACTTCGAACCTACTCTATCTGTCCCTTTCCTTCGGATTTTCTCTGCTTGTGAATGTCTGGACATTTTACCGTGTGACGGGTGGCTTATTTAATCCAGTG GTCACTCTAGCTCTCTGCCTCTGCGGAGGCATGCATCCTGTTCGTGGTGTGTTAGTTTTTGCTTCTCAAATTATAGCGGGAATTGCATCAGCAGGCGTGGTTAGTTGCTTGTTCCCAGGACCTCTAAGTGTTGGGACCAGGCTGGGAGGTGGCACCTCAATCTCCCAGGGCCTGTTCATTGAGATGTTCCTGACAGCACACCTGGTATTTGTCGTGATTATGTTGGCTGTAGTGAAGCAAAAGTCAACGTTCCTCGCGCCTGTTGGGATCGGCCTGGTTTTATTTGTGAACCAACTAGTCG GAACCTACTATACCGGCTGTGCCCTCAACCCTGCGCGTGCCCTTGGCCCTGACGTGATCAACCGCAGCTTCCCAGGATATCACTGGATCTACTGGGTAGGACCATTACTGGGGTCTCTCCTTGCTTCTGGATTCTATGGTTTTCTCAGTATATTTCACTATGAGACCGTTAATCCGGGCCAAGATTTCAATCAGTGGGAGGCCGCTGCGGGCCCCGGCCCGTGGCACGAAGAAATAAACAAGCACAGCGGTGCGCCAAACCATTCACACTTATCAGGTGATCAGCCAACCCTCCATCAAGACAATGTGTGA